In Chitinophaga oryzae, the sequence CGGCGGTGGCGGTGGCCGCTTCAGTGGCAACCGCGGCGAAGGCGGTCCGCGCAAAAGGACCTGGACACCTGGCGGTCCCCGTTCCGGCGAAAAACGCGAACACTCCGGCGGCGGTAAACCTCCGTTTAAACGTAAATACTAAGCTGATTTAGCTTTCTAATATTTGGGTATTTTGATATCAGGACAGCCCTGCGCATCCGGATATTGAGATACCCAAATTCATTTTGTTATTTTAATATTTTGTTGCCTCCCGGGGCGCCTTTTTTTACCCCCGGTGACTTCCTCTTCCCAAAAATCCCTAAATTTCAAAATTTTAAAATTTCGAAATTTCGAAATTCCCTGATTCTCAAATAACCAAACGACTAAATGTCAAAATAGCCAAATTTAGACTATCTTGTTTATGCAGACACCCAATTCACACGTTACTATGACCGGAGTTATCAATCGCCCTTTGCAGTCAGTAGAACCATTTTCGCTTTTTTCATCCGGAGATATTGCCCTGTTCCAGGCAGGGTCACATTACCGGCTATACGAAAAATTTGGCGCACATACGCTCGAATATGAGGGCGTACAGGGCACCTATTTTGCCGTATGGGCTCCGGACGCTGCCTTTGTGGCCGTCATGGGTGATTTTAACCAGTGGGACCATTACAGTCATACCCTTTTGCCGCGCTGGGACAGCTCCGGCATATGGGAAGGATTTATTCCGGGCGTGGAAGCCGGCTGCCTGTACAAATACTTTATCCGTGCCAACAGCGGAGAAGAGCTTTTTAAAGGAGATCCTTTTGCCACCCGTTGGGAGGTACGCCCTAAAACAGCTTCCGTGGTGCATCCGCTGGACCATACCTGGCACGACAAAAAATGGATGCAGCAGAGGAAGAAACATAACAGCCTGAGCAGCCCTTTCTCCGTGTATGAAGTGCACCTCGGCTCCTGGCGCAGGCCAGACCCCAACGACGAAAAAAGCGTTTACTCCTACGGAGAAATTGCCGCTATGCTGGTGCCCTATGTGAAAGAAATGGGCTTCACGCATGTGGAACTGATGCCGGTAATGGAACACCCGTTTGACGGCTCCTGGGGGTACCAGCTGACCGGTTACTTCGCCGCCACATCCCGCTACGGCACGCCGCAGGATTTTATGGCCATGGTGGAAGCCTTTCACGCAGCCGGCATCGGCGTGATACTCGACTGGGTGCCTTCCCATTTTCCGCATGACGCGCATGGTCTGTACCGGTTCGACGGTTCACATGTGTACGAATACGCCGATATGCGCAAAGGGTACCATCCTGACTGGAACAGCTATATTTTCAATTATTCCCGCAATGAAGTGCGGTCGTTTCTGCTCAGCAATGCTATTTACTGGCTGGACAAATTCCATATCGACGGCCTGCGGGTAGATGCCGTGGCCTCCATGATACACCTGGATTATTCCCGGGAGCGCGGCGCCTGGGAACCCAACGAACTGGGCGGCAATGAAAACCTGGAAGCCATCAGTTTCCTAAAAAAGCTGAATGAAACAGTGTATGCGCTGTTCCCCGATGTACAGACCATTGCCGAAGACTCCACCAATCATTATGGCGTGTCCAGGCCTACCTTTATGGGAGGACTGGGTTTCGGCATGAAGTGGATGATGGGCTGGATGAATGATACGCTGGATTATTTCCAAAAAGATCCCATTCACCGTAAATGGTACCAGAACGATTTGACTTTTAGCCTTGTATATGCTTTCAGCGAGAACTATATGCTGCCGTTGAGCCATGACGAGGTCGTGCATGGTAAATCTCCTTTGCTGTACAAGATGCCGGGCGACGACTGGCAGAAATGCGCCAACCTGCGCCTGTTGTACGGTTATATGTATACTCATCCCGGCACTAAGTTGCTGTTTATGGGGGGCGAGCTGGGGCAGACTTCCGAATGGAATTACAAACGGGAGCTGGACTGGCACCTATTAAAACACGCTACCCATAAGGGGATACAGGATTTCGTAAAAGACATTAACCGGTTGTACCGCGAGTCTACTGCTTTGTACGAGCAACAGTTTGAAGGAGAGGGCTTTGAATGGATGATCGTCAACGATTATGACAATTGTGTGCTGGCCTACCTGCGTAAAGGCAAAGCGGCGGGCGATGTAATGCTGGTGGTGCTGAATATGACGCCGGTGCCCCGTGAGCAGTACCCGGTGGGCATCCCGCTGGGAGGCGTATGGGAAGAGGTGTTAAACAGTGATCATCCCCGGTATTATGGAAGCGGGGTGATAAATACCGGTCCGCTGCAGGCGGCAAAACAATTTTACAATGGCCGCGAATATACCCTGTCGCTCCGTATCCCGCCATTGGGGGTAACCATACTGAAACCCGTTACAGCGTAATTGTTTGACATACATGTTATTTGAATCCGGTATCCGGCGTTGCCCGGTTACCGGATTTTTCTTTGCTGCCGTTAAACCTTTTTCTTTTTGCCCCATCTATTATCAGGACGTTTGCGCAGCTGCAATAAGAGGAGAGATACAGACGTTTTTTTATAGCATATAGTCATTAGTCAGCGTGCCTGGTAAGCGGAGTACAGACGAAGCCAACAACACCAACAATCCAGCCAGGACCAACAGCCGGCCTTATCTGCTAAGTGCTATCTGCATCAGCCATATTTTTTTTATTGTATAAAAAACCTACAAAGTATGAAAAGTGCTCTCCTGAAGCGGGGTTTGCTGGCCGTATCGATTCCTTTGCTGGCCGCCATCCTGTTGTACTCCTGTAAAAAAGATCAATCATCCTCCGCTGATCCGATTCCCCGGAACCAGCAAAAAGTCAGCTTGTTTCTTTCCGATGATCCAGGGCTGTTCGACAAGGTATTGCTGGACATCCGCAAGGTAGAGATATTGATAGACACCTGCGGAAAAACCGACGACGACAACTGGAATGACCGCGACCGTTGCTGGTGGGACGAAGACCGCGACCACGACCGTCAGGGCCGTGATACCTGCCAGGTATGGGATTCACTGAGCATCCGTCCCGGCGTGTATGACCTGCTGACGCTTCGTAATGGCGCCGATACCCTGCTGGCCGGTGGCCTGGTAAAGAAGGGCGTGATGAAGCGGATCCGTATCACCATTGGAGACAACAATTCCCTCGTGAAAAACAACGTGACTTATCCGGTTACCTCTGTGGCCGGCCAGTCAAAGATTATTGTAAGGATCAGGCATAACGAATGGGACGAAGTGTCTACCGACAACCTGCAGCTGTGGCTGGATTTCGATGTACAACGTTCCATCATCCGTACCTGGAACGGCAAGTTCATCCTGCGTCCGTACATCAACGTATTCACTATCCTGAAAATGGGCAGCCTCTCCGGCCGTGTTACGCCCTGGGACGCCTACCCGGTGATCTCTGTTTACAACAGCAACAAAGACACACTGTACGCATTGCCCTGGAGAAGCGGTGAGTTTAAAGTGCGCGGGTTGAAACCGGGTACCTGGAATGTATTTGTGAATACATCCAACGGGTATAAAGACACTACCATTACCAATGTGACCGTTGAGCGGGGCAGGGATACAAAGCTGGGAGATATTAAACTACATAAATAGTAACGCTGCTAAAAAACAACCGGGCCGGTGTACTGGAAAGTACGCCGGCTTTTTATTACAGGTGCAAATACATGTCGGAATTATTTAACTTGTGATAAAATCACAGCATATGCGAAAAATAATAGCGGGGACAATCATCGGGTTAATGCTGGCGACAGCAGGCCAGGTGCAGGGACAGGCCGGGCAGCCCAGGAATCAGAAAGATGCCCAACAGCGTAAACAGGGTTACTGGATAGAACAGGTGGAAGAGCTGCGTGGCGAGCCTGGGTATATCTGGGAGGGAACGTATAAAAACGGCCGTAAGGAAGGGATCTGGAAGAAGACTTCGCTCGGCGGCAATATTATCGCAGAAGAGACCTACCGGAATAATGTGCTGGATGGTTATTGTAAATACTTTTATCCGAACGGAAAGCGTGCGGAAGAAGGCGCTTACCTGGCGACCGAAATAGAAGGGCAGAAGGACACCGTGATGGCCGTGGACCCGGTAACGCAACAGGAAACGCCGGTGGTGATCGTGCGGCAGGGCAATTCCGTGCGCAACGGTGTATGGAAATTATATGATGAAGATACCGGTAAAATGGCGAAAGCATATTACAAAAGAGGAGAGCTGGTGACGCCTGAAGATATGGGGGAAGATAGTACTACTGTCGCAACGCCCCCTACGGCACCTGCGCCTGCGACTTTGCCCCACCAGGACGCCGGAAAGCGAAAAAAGCAACACTGAGAAGGTTGAACAAAATGAACGGGTTTTTATGCCAAAATGAAGGAGAAAAGTTGTCCGTTTTAGCTTTTTATTTTGTACTTTCATTAGAGAAGTAAATGAGGAACAAAGCTCTGATGGCAATGTGTACGCTATTTTATTGTGAATCCTTTAATTTGTTTGTATGAAAAACCTGATAATCAACCATGGAGATGGACCTCATGAATTAAATGGACTGGAATCCACTCCTGACAGAACTGAGATTTTGTTCCGCGCAATTTTTGTATTGCTGGTTTTCTGCGCGTTGATCTCTATTTTCTTTTTGTCGATTTTTTACTAAGCAGTATATACCGGATATTTTAGTATACAGCTATGATCGGGGACCATCTCTATATTCCCGCTGACGTATTTGTATAACAGGATATCCGGTTTTTTTGCCGCTTTTGCTAAATGGATTTTGTTGATGAAACGCTTTGTCGGAGAGTATTGGGGGTGAATGACTTATCTACTGCTGTTTGGTCGCATCCGGGAAAAGGCCCGATGAGCGTGCGTTTAGGCTTTCTGTGATAAACCGGTACTAACCTTGGTATAATGCCGATTTCTTAATTCAATGTTAACGAATCTGTTCATTTTGTTCATTGTGCTTTTGACAGCTGTCAGAATTTTGCGCATCGCATTTAAGCTGTTA encodes:
- the glgB gene encoding 1,4-alpha-glucan branching protein GlgB, producing the protein MTGVINRPLQSVEPFSLFSSGDIALFQAGSHYRLYEKFGAHTLEYEGVQGTYFAVWAPDAAFVAVMGDFNQWDHYSHTLLPRWDSSGIWEGFIPGVEAGCLYKYFIRANSGEELFKGDPFATRWEVRPKTASVVHPLDHTWHDKKWMQQRKKHNSLSSPFSVYEVHLGSWRRPDPNDEKSVYSYGEIAAMLVPYVKEMGFTHVELMPVMEHPFDGSWGYQLTGYFAATSRYGTPQDFMAMVEAFHAAGIGVILDWVPSHFPHDAHGLYRFDGSHVYEYADMRKGYHPDWNSYIFNYSRNEVRSFLLSNAIYWLDKFHIDGLRVDAVASMIHLDYSRERGAWEPNELGGNENLEAISFLKKLNETVYALFPDVQTIAEDSTNHYGVSRPTFMGGLGFGMKWMMGWMNDTLDYFQKDPIHRKWYQNDLTFSLVYAFSENYMLPLSHDEVVHGKSPLLYKMPGDDWQKCANLRLLYGYMYTHPGTKLLFMGGELGQTSEWNYKRELDWHLLKHATHKGIQDFVKDINRLYRESTALYEQQFEGEGFEWMIVNDYDNCVLAYLRKGKAAGDVMLVVLNMTPVPREQYPVGIPLGGVWEEVLNSDHPRYYGSGVINTGPLQAAKQFYNGREYTLSLRIPPLGVTILKPVTA
- a CDS encoding DUF4382 domain-containing protein — translated: MKSALLKRGLLAVSIPLLAAILLYSCKKDQSSSADPIPRNQQKVSLFLSDDPGLFDKVLLDIRKVEILIDTCGKTDDDNWNDRDRCWWDEDRDHDRQGRDTCQVWDSLSIRPGVYDLLTLRNGADTLLAGGLVKKGVMKRIRITIGDNNSLVKNNVTYPVTSVAGQSKIIVRIRHNEWDEVSTDNLQLWLDFDVQRSIIRTWNGKFILRPYINVFTILKMGSLSGRVTPWDAYPVISVYNSNKDTLYALPWRSGEFKVRGLKPGTWNVFVNTSNGYKDTTITNVTVERGRDTKLGDIKLHK
- a CDS encoding toxin-antitoxin system YwqK family antitoxin — encoded protein: MRKIIAGTIIGLMLATAGQVQGQAGQPRNQKDAQQRKQGYWIEQVEELRGEPGYIWEGTYKNGRKEGIWKKTSLGGNIIAEETYRNNVLDGYCKYFYPNGKRAEEGAYLATEIEGQKDTVMAVDPVTQQETPVVIVRQGNSVRNGVWKLYDEDTGKMAKAYYKRGELVTPEDMGEDSTTVATPPTAPAPATLPHQDAGKRKKQH